The Nonlabens spongiae genome contains a region encoding:
- a CDS encoding DUF1853 family protein encodes MQDGYQRLRAFYNTPNLWKGKLLGLNQFYLDKLRFDQHDLKEGALTLPDIPHGTVLGKRAEFYFKFCVDQSSNYNCLLSNIQVFRGKTTLGELDFIVQHNTSRRIFHIELVYKFYIYDPTKRLACEKTSTQEARYELSCYEGPNRRDYLLKKINRLKTHQLPLLYRPETKSILEKNDIDVDAVEQKVCFLAQVFIPCDLWNHNFKWINKACIKGYYLNYSAFAKAETQNDTLYFIPHKHQWKMNPFEIESQAFNFSEILLEVKKSIERGFAPLLWKKVGKDWERFFVIAD; translated from the coding sequence ATGCAAGACGGCTACCAGCGCTTAAGAGCTTTTTACAATACCCCTAACCTTTGGAAAGGTAAGCTTCTAGGCCTGAATCAGTTTTATTTAGATAAACTTCGTTTTGATCAGCACGATTTAAAAGAAGGAGCCCTTACCTTACCTGACATTCCTCATGGAACTGTTTTGGGCAAGCGTGCAGAATTTTATTTTAAATTCTGTGTGGACCAATCCTCAAATTACAATTGTCTCCTATCCAATATTCAAGTTTTTAGAGGTAAGACCACTTTGGGCGAATTGGATTTTATAGTCCAGCATAATACTTCGAGAAGAATTTTCCATATTGAGCTGGTTTATAAATTTTACATTTACGATCCTACAAAGAGGCTCGCCTGTGAGAAAACTTCAACTCAAGAAGCGCGGTATGAATTGTCCTGCTATGAAGGACCCAATCGTCGGGATTACTTGCTTAAGAAAATCAATCGGCTCAAGACGCACCAGTTGCCTCTGCTCTATCGTCCAGAAACCAAGAGTATCCTTGAGAAAAACGATATTGATGTTGATGCCGTTGAACAAAAAGTTTGCTTTTTGGCTCAGGTATTTATTCCGTGTGACCTCTGGAACCATAACTTCAAATGGATCAATAAAGCCTGTATCAAGGGATATTATTTGAATTATTCCGCTTTCGCGAAAGCGGAAACACAAAACGACACTCTCTATTTCATACCACACAAACATCAGTGGAAAATGAATCCTTTTGAGATCGAGAGCCAGGCGTTCAATTTTTCTGAAATACTGCTAGAAGTTAAAAAAAGCATTGAGAGGGGATTTGCACCTTTACTCTGGAAAAAGGTCGGTAAAGACTGGGAACGATTTTTTGTAATTGCAGATTAG
- a CDS encoding phosphoribosylaminoimidazolesuccinocarboxamide synthase — protein MSNTITKTDFNFTGQTHVYKGKVRDVYSLENDLLVMVASDRLSAFDVVMPKGIPYKGQILNQIATQMMRDTEDLVPNWLIATPDPNVSIGHKCVPFKVEMVIRGYLSGHAAREYKAGKRTLCGVSMPDGMKENDKFPEPIITPATKAEMGDHDEDISREDILSRGIVSEEDYQVLEKYTRQLFQRGTEIAAKRGLILVDTKYEFGKTADGTIVLIDEIHTPDSSRYFYADGYQQRQDAGEPQKQLSKEFVRQWLISHGFQGKEGQVLPEMSDDYIETVSKRYQELYEQITGLAFAIPIAIGTETQNIHSRIQNNVENWLKANH, from the coding sequence ATGAGCAACACCATAACAAAAACCGACTTTAATTTTACCGGTCAGACCCACGTCTATAAAGGAAAAGTAAGAGATGTATATTCTCTTGAAAACGATCTACTTGTGATGGTGGCGAGTGATCGGTTAAGCGCCTTTGACGTGGTGATGCCTAAAGGGATTCCCTATAAAGGTCAGATCTTGAACCAGATCGCCACGCAAATGATGCGCGACACGGAAGATCTCGTTCCCAATTGGCTCATCGCCACTCCAGATCCTAACGTGAGCATAGGTCACAAGTGTGTGCCCTTCAAAGTAGAAATGGTCATAAGAGGTTACCTTTCTGGACATGCAGCCCGTGAATACAAAGCGGGTAAAAGAACCCTTTGCGGCGTCTCCATGCCTGATGGGATGAAGGAAAACGACAAATTCCCTGAACCTATCATCACACCAGCTACCAAAGCAGAAATGGGCGATCACGACGAGGACATCTCACGTGAAGATATTCTATCTCGTGGGATTGTCAGTGAGGAAGATTATCAGGTTTTGGAGAAGTACACTCGCCAGCTGTTTCAACGTGGTACTGAGATCGCTGCAAAACGCGGTTTGATCTTAGTCGATACCAAATATGAATTCGGAAAAACCGCAGACGGTACAATCGTTCTCATAGACGAGATCCACACTCCAGACTCCTCTCGATACTTTTATGCAGATGGTTATCAGCAACGCCAGGATGCCGGTGAACCCCAAAAGCAATTGAGTAAGGAATTTGTGCGACAATGGTTGATCAGCCACGGATTTCAGGGAAAAGAGGGTCAGGTGCTCCCAGAAATGAGCGACGACTATATTGAAACCGTGAGCAAGCGCTATCAAGAACTGTATGAGCAGATTACGGGTCTCGCTTTCGCGATCCCGATAGCTATCGGGACGGAAACTCAAAACATACACTCTCGCATCCAGAATAATGTGGAAAACTGGCTGAAAGCTAACCATTAG
- a CDS encoding VF530 family protein, translating to MQEQPNNPLHGIKLAQMVEELVEHHGWYELGGRVRINAFNTNPSVKSALKFLRRTPWAREKVEQEYLKMIGKE from the coding sequence ATGCAAGAACAACCTAACAATCCCCTACACGGTATCAAACTTGCTCAAATGGTTGAGGAGCTAGTGGAACATCACGGCTGGTATGAACTAGGAGGAAGAGTGCGCATTAATGCTTTCAACACCAACCCTTCTGTCAAATCAGCGCTCAAATTTTTAAGACGTACGCCCTGGGCTCGTGAGAAAGTGGAGCAGGAGTATTTGAAGATGATTGGGAAGGAGTAA
- a CDS encoding SDR family NAD(P)-dependent oxidoreductase, whose protein sequence is MKSLSNNMQLKNKTALITGSSRGVGQQIALGLAGEGCDIIVHARNIDHCQEMLEKLKSYDVKTYSVAGDLSQESGVKHLIEQVDNLSVPVDILYNNAGIMVAYKEDIWSHTTEDFMQSYQVNVVAPYKLCAAFVPAMIDRGYGRVVNLTSRIDGIPELAPYGATKWAIDKLSMDLATKLQDTNVRLNYLDPTWLKTDMGGDQALNEVEAVLPGALEPVLIDNDGPNGQFFQALKN, encoded by the coding sequence ATGAAAAGCCTATCAAATAATATGCAGTTAAAAAATAAAACAGCACTCATAACTGGATCTTCCCGCGGTGTGGGGCAGCAAATTGCTCTGGGTCTGGCTGGAGAAGGCTGTGATATCATTGTTCACGCACGCAATATCGATCACTGTCAGGAAATGCTTGAAAAACTGAAAAGCTATGATGTAAAAACGTACAGTGTTGCTGGCGATCTTTCTCAAGAAAGCGGTGTAAAACACTTGATCGAGCAAGTTGATAATCTGAGTGTTCCAGTGGATATCTTGTATAACAATGCAGGAATTATGGTTGCTTACAAAGAAGATATATGGTCGCACACTACGGAAGATTTTATGCAATCCTATCAGGTTAACGTAGTTGCGCCTTATAAACTATGCGCTGCTTTTGTACCGGCTATGATTGATCGTGGTTATGGTCGTGTGGTGAATCTAACTTCTAGAATTGATGGTATTCCAGAATTGGCTCCGTACGGTGCAACCAAATGGGCGATTGATAAACTTTCCATGGATCTTGCCACTAAATTGCAAGACACAAATGTACGTTTGAACTACCTTGATCCCACCTGGCTCAAAACCGATATGGGTGGCGATCAAGCTTTGAACGAGGTCGAGGCAGTTTTACCAGGTGCACTAGAACCAGTATTGATCGATAATGATGGGCCTAACGGTCAATTTTTTCAAGCGTTAAAAAATTAA
- a CDS encoding bifunctional alpha/beta hydrolase/OsmC family protein: MKVEKIEFVNSAGYQLSGRLELPVNSRPHNYAVFAHCFTCSKNFHATRNITRALTTAGYGVLRFDFTGLGDSEGDFADTNFSGNVEDLVAAIDHLTQEYKAPTLLIGHSLGGAAAIYASAKAKSIKAIATIGTPSDTKHVKHLFADQLDTIKTEGESVVQLSGRPFKIKSQFLHDLNEQMVTDNLRAIRKPILIAHSPQDKTVGIHHAEKLYLAAMHPKSFVSLDGADHLLTDKADSRYIGKVIAQWASRYLEIPETKQISTNHQVAAQLDNKELFTTQIKAGSHYFLADEPIDFGGNDFGPTPYDLLSSGLAACTVMTIQMYARRKKWQVENVQCDVSYGKDHEQDCENCEDPKSKIDTFTREISFEGDLSQNQIDKLLQIADKCPVHRTLHSPTQVITKLKK, encoded by the coding sequence ATGAAGGTTGAAAAAATAGAATTTGTGAACAGCGCTGGTTATCAGTTAAGCGGCCGTCTTGAGCTGCCCGTAAATAGTAGGCCTCATAACTACGCCGTTTTTGCGCATTGTTTTACCTGCAGCAAAAATTTTCATGCCACCCGAAATATAACGAGAGCGCTGACCACCGCTGGATATGGAGTCTTGAGATTTGATTTTACAGGTCTCGGTGATTCAGAGGGCGATTTTGCCGACACAAATTTTTCTGGAAATGTAGAAGATCTGGTAGCAGCTATCGACCATCTTACTCAAGAGTATAAAGCTCCTACCCTTCTTATAGGTCATAGCCTGGGAGGTGCTGCTGCTATTTACGCTTCCGCGAAAGCGAAATCCATCAAAGCCATCGCCACTATAGGCACCCCTAGCGATACCAAGCATGTAAAACATTTGTTTGCAGACCAACTAGACACCATCAAAACCGAAGGTGAATCTGTAGTTCAACTAAGCGGCAGACCTTTTAAAATCAAAAGTCAATTTCTACATGATCTCAATGAACAGATGGTAACCGATAACCTGCGAGCTATTAGAAAACCTATTCTTATAGCACACTCACCTCAAGATAAAACAGTAGGAATTCATCACGCAGAAAAGCTCTATCTGGCTGCGATGCATCCTAAAAGTTTTGTGAGTCTAGATGGCGCTGACCACCTACTTACTGATAAAGCGGACTCTAGGTACATAGGTAAAGTGATAGCCCAGTGGGCTTCTAGATATCTTGAAATACCAGAAACCAAACAGATCAGCACAAATCATCAAGTTGCGGCACAGCTGGATAATAAAGAGCTGTTTACAACCCAGATTAAAGCTGGGAGTCACTACTTTCTAGCTGACGAGCCTATTGATTTTGGAGGCAATGACTTTGGACCTACCCCTTATGATTTACTGTCGTCTGGACTTGCAGCATGTACTGTAATGACGATTCAAATGTATGCGCGACGTAAAAAATGGCAGGTTGAAAATGTTCAGTGTGATGTTTCTTACGGTAAAGACCATGAGCAAGATTGCGAGAACTGCGAGGATCCTAAATCTAAAATCGACACTTTCACACGTGAAATTTCCTTTGAAGGCGATTTATCACAAAATCAAATAGACAAACTCTTGCAAATTGCTGATAAATGTCCTGTACATAGAACGTTGCACTCACCTACCCAGGTGATTACAAAACTCAAGAAATGA
- a CDS encoding NAD-dependent succinate-semialdehyde dehydrogenase has protein sequence MITTVNPYTGKELKQYKELTSDQIQEKLELAQKTFDYWRTTSYEQRAEKIRKVGELLEKNKDKYALQMTREMGKPISQSRSELEKCAWLCDHYAENAASYLAPESIKTDYQKSYVSYEPLGVILAVMPWNYPFWQVMRFIVPALMAGNVGVLKHASSVMGCAEMIEELFLEAGFHQGCFQNLTVSSDPIEKIIKNPIIKAATLTGSKPAGSAVAGTAGSEIKKTVLELGGNNALVVLEDADFDQALETCITARYQNTGQSCIAGKRLLLHSTIADKFVELFTEKVKELKIGNPEDEDTYIGVMSRKDLAEELEELMNKSIEKGAKLHYGGKRKDTFFEPTILTGVTSDMPVFREETFGPLMAVSTFDTEDEAIEMVNDSPFGLGASIFTRDTDKAEELSKRIKDGAVFINEKVTSHPALPFGGTGISGYGRELSHFGIREFVNIKTVVVA, from the coding sequence ATGATCACTACCGTAAATCCGTATACCGGCAAAGAACTTAAGCAATATAAAGAGCTTACCTCAGACCAGATTCAAGAAAAGCTAGAGCTTGCTCAAAAGACATTTGATTACTGGAGAACAACGAGTTACGAACAGCGTGCAGAGAAGATCAGGAAAGTAGGCGAACTTTTAGAAAAGAATAAAGATAAATACGCCCTTCAGATGACTAGAGAAATGGGAAAACCGATCTCACAGTCACGATCAGAATTAGAAAAATGCGCTTGGCTTTGTGACCACTATGCAGAAAATGCTGCATCTTATCTCGCTCCAGAATCCATCAAAACAGACTATCAAAAATCCTATGTAAGCTATGAGCCTCTTGGGGTAATCCTCGCAGTAATGCCGTGGAATTATCCTTTTTGGCAAGTAATGCGTTTTATTGTTCCTGCGCTTATGGCAGGAAATGTAGGTGTTCTCAAGCACGCCAGTTCTGTAATGGGTTGTGCTGAAATGATTGAAGAATTATTTCTGGAAGCAGGATTTCATCAGGGATGTTTTCAAAATCTGACCGTGTCCAGCGACCCGATTGAAAAAATCATCAAAAATCCTATTATCAAAGCAGCCACACTTACCGGATCAAAACCTGCGGGAAGCGCCGTTGCAGGAACTGCAGGTAGTGAGATTAAGAAAACAGTTCTTGAATTAGGTGGAAACAATGCACTAGTTGTTCTAGAAGATGCAGATTTTGATCAAGCTCTAGAGACTTGCATCACCGCACGTTACCAAAATACTGGGCAGAGTTGCATCGCTGGGAAGCGCTTATTACTACATTCCACAATTGCGGATAAATTTGTCGAGCTTTTCACAGAAAAAGTAAAAGAGCTTAAAATAGGTAATCCTGAAGATGAGGACACCTACATAGGTGTTATGTCACGCAAGGATCTGGCTGAGGAGCTTGAAGAGTTGATGAATAAATCTATTGAAAAAGGCGCAAAACTGCATTACGGTGGGAAGCGTAAAGACACTTTTTTCGAGCCAACAATTTTAACCGGTGTGACAAGCGATATGCCCGTATTCAGAGAAGAAACATTCGGGCCATTAATGGCGGTAAGTACGTTTGATACAGAAGATGAAGCTATAGAAATGGTTAACGACAGCCCATTCGGTCTTGGAGCTAGCATATTCACAAGAGACACTGATAAAGCAGAAGAGCTATCTAAACGTATTAAAGACGGTGCCGTATTCATCAATGAAAAGGTAACGAGTCACCCAGCACTACCTTTCGGCGGTACAGGGATTTCTGGCTATGGCCGTGAACTTTCCCATTTCGGAATCAGAGAATTTGTGAATATCAAAACGGTTGTGGTAGCGTGA
- a CDS encoding SixA phosphatase family protein, which yields MKYFLYLLIVLSTIACGNSQENDQKENKESDLTTFYFLRHAEKQAGNDPELNEKGEKRAEQWVEYFFLKDVDHVMSSDFKRTKATAAPLAQSKKLDVETYDVRSLDGDQLLEKYRGKTVVLFGHSNTIGTYANQLQNDEKFDDLNESDYDHFYMVTIDSNGNARAVKEETDFMEF from the coding sequence ATGAAATATTTCCTCTATTTGCTGATAGTTTTATCGACGATTGCCTGTGGAAACTCGCAAGAAAATGACCAAAAGGAAAATAAAGAATCTGACCTGACCACCTTTTACTTCTTAAGACATGCTGAGAAACAAGCCGGCAATGATCCCGAGTTGAATGAGAAAGGCGAGAAGCGGGCAGAGCAGTGGGTGGAGTATTTCTTCCTTAAGGATGTGGATCACGTCATGTCATCTGACTTTAAACGCACTAAAGCCACCGCAGCACCGCTAGCGCAATCTAAAAAACTTGATGTTGAAACTTATGATGTGCGATCGCTAGATGGAGACCAATTACTAGAAAAATATCGAGGTAAAACGGTGGTATTATTTGGCCATTCAAATACTATTGGAACATATGCAAACCAGCTGCAGAATGATGAGAAGTTTGACGACCTCAACGAGAGCGATTACGATCATTTTTATATGGTGACCATAGATAGTAATGGCAACGCACGCGCCGTTAAGGAGGAAACCGATTTCATGGAATTTTAA
- a CDS encoding anti-sigma factor yields the protein MTTDQELIQSGNLEAYVCGVLPEDEMREISQRLKGNQVLRNEVELIENCYMKLAQGLAPDAGENEIFDRLLQQLDSKNKTSRGFGPYIGWAAAFALLLLSGYLYTSLNGMKGLNQNLEQQVTSTQQEKQFLESEIEDVQGVNQSYEEAITFIKDKNTVKVNLAGQGDFASTSAVAFHNAEQDVTYLDLDQLPEVPEGKTYQLWSLTLNPLTPTSLGVVAKDETLLKIDNPYTTEAFGITLEPAGGSDSPTLEQLYTLGVIPSQG from the coding sequence ATGACTACAGATCAAGAACTTATACAAAGCGGTAATCTAGAAGCTTACGTCTGTGGTGTATTACCTGAAGACGAGATGCGGGAAATATCACAACGCCTCAAAGGAAACCAAGTCTTGAGAAACGAGGTGGAGTTGATTGAAAACTGCTATATGAAATTGGCTCAAGGGCTTGCTCCTGATGCTGGTGAAAACGAGATTTTTGACCGTCTGCTTCAACAACTTGATAGTAAAAACAAAACAAGCAGAGGATTTGGCCCATACATTGGTTGGGCAGCCGCATTTGCTTTATTGTTGTTGAGCGGCTACCTCTACACTTCGCTAAATGGAATGAAAGGTCTTAACCAGAACCTAGAACAGCAAGTAACTTCGACCCAGCAGGAGAAACAATTCCTAGAATCCGAAATAGAGGACGTTCAAGGAGTTAATCAATCCTATGAAGAAGCGATCACATTTATTAAAGACAAAAACACAGTAAAGGTGAACCTAGCAGGTCAAGGTGATTTTGCTTCTACGAGTGCAGTGGCGTTTCACAATGCCGAGCAAGATGTAACTTATCTAGATCTGGATCAATTGCCAGAAGTTCCGGAAGGGAAAACCTATCAGCTTTGGTCCCTCACATTGAATCCTTTGACACCTACCAGTTTAGGCGTCGTAGCAAAGGATGAAACACTTTTGAAAATTGACAATCCTTATACGACAGAGGCTTTTGGAATCACATTGGAGCCCGCTGGAGGTAGTGATTCACCTACGCTGGAACAGTTGTATACACTGGGTGTAATACCTAGTCAGGGATAG
- a CDS encoding Dps family protein, with translation MNYLNFDLEKAKDTSKELNILLADYHLYYQKLRNYHWNVVGHAFFDLHEKFEELYDDAVLKIDEIAERILTLRYQPASNYSDYLEISNIKETKSDLTDVEMVNNLLEDHGHILKQMSKVVEVAEKADDEGTIDLIGAYIRELETVSWMLDAWRMKTEEKRSAL, from the coding sequence ATGAATTATCTGAATTTTGATTTAGAAAAGGCTAAAGACACTAGCAAGGAACTTAATATTCTTCTAGCTGACTACCACCTGTATTATCAGAAATTGCGTAATTATCACTGGAATGTGGTAGGGCACGCGTTTTTTGATTTGCATGAGAAATTTGAGGAATTATATGACGATGCTGTTCTTAAAATTGACGAAATCGCAGAGCGTATACTAACCCTGCGTTATCAGCCCGCATCAAATTACAGCGATTATCTAGAAATTTCAAACATCAAGGAGACTAAATCTGACCTTACCGATGTTGAAATGGTAAACAACCTACTTGAAGATCACGGACATATCTTAAAGCAAATGTCTAAAGTGGTGGAGGTAGCTGAAAAAGCAGATGATGAAGGAACCATCGATTTAATAGGAGCCTACATCAGAGAATTAGAGACTGTAAGCTGGATGCTGGATGCCTGGAGAATGAAGACAGAAGAGAAGCGCAGCGCTTTGTAA
- a CDS encoding THUMP-like domain-containing protein, which yields MIHTDLLNPEVRKYLLDHLTEHPADFLLRSHPFEIDPKTLTQQLVGLQKSLKKFPELHEHPSILFPPKMNLEQTSSASTAFYKSQIVSGNSMVDLTGGWGVDVLAFAKAGFQSTHIERDKELQAYSQHLFKARQLDVKSLNLDGIEYAYEHLDHVDLIYMDPSRKTEKSAKAVRLEDYEPDVLEHLELLLHKCNYLMIKTSPMLDITMGMEQLKHVSHLHVVSVKNEVKELLWILERESVQTQVHCVNLETDQPTLIYNLNKVEKSMEYSAPKNYLYEPNSSIMKAQAFDALTLNYAVDKLDINTHLFTSRELISFPGRIFEIKAIHPYKPKSIKKLFGKQNRGVVTRNFKNSVKELRAKFQIGEDDSQYLFFTQIHGGKPVVIECEKVVH from the coding sequence GTGATCCATACAGATTTACTCAATCCTGAGGTTAGAAAATATTTGTTGGATCACCTCACAGAACACCCGGCAGATTTTCTTTTGCGCTCACATCCATTTGAGATAGATCCTAAAACACTGACGCAACAACTGGTAGGACTGCAAAAATCTTTAAAGAAATTTCCAGAGCTGCATGAGCATCCTTCCATTTTGTTCCCGCCTAAAATGAATCTGGAGCAAACCAGTTCAGCTAGTACGGCATTTTACAAGTCTCAAATCGTTTCAGGGAATTCCATGGTTGATTTGACAGGAGGATGGGGAGTTGATGTTCTCGCTTTCGCGAAAGCGGGCTTCCAATCCACCCACATCGAGCGCGATAAGGAATTACAAGCTTATTCCCAGCATCTATTTAAAGCTCGACAATTGGACGTGAAATCGTTGAATCTAGACGGGATCGAGTACGCTTATGAACATTTGGATCATGTGGACCTCATTTATATGGACCCCAGCAGGAAGACGGAGAAAAGCGCTAAAGCCGTGCGACTTGAAGATTACGAGCCAGATGTTTTGGAGCATCTTGAACTCTTGCTTCACAAATGCAACTATTTGATGATCAAGACCTCGCCTATGCTCGATATAACGATGGGCATGGAACAGCTGAAACACGTGAGCCATCTACATGTAGTTTCTGTCAAAAACGAGGTGAAGGAATTGCTCTGGATACTGGAACGTGAATCTGTTCAAACTCAAGTTCACTGTGTTAATCTGGAGACAGATCAACCAACTTTGATTTATAATCTCAATAAGGTAGAGAAATCCATGGAATACTCTGCTCCTAAAAATTATCTCTACGAGCCCAATTCCAGCATCATGAAGGCACAAGCTTTTGATGCACTCACCTTAAATTATGCTGTTGATAAACTAGATATAAATACGCACCTATTTACAAGCAGAGAATTGATCTCTTTTCCTGGTCGTATTTTTGAAATTAAGGCAATACATCCTTATAAACCTAAATCAATCAAGAAACTATTTGGAAAACAGAATAGAGGTGTAGTCACGCGAAACTTCAAGAACTCAGTAAAAGAGCTTCGAGCTAAATTTCAAATAGGAGAAGATGACAGCCAGTATTTATTTTTTACTCAAATACATGGCGGTAAGCCAGTGGTCATAGAATGTGAGAAGGTGGTTCACTGA
- a CDS encoding superoxide dismutase family protein, whose protein sequence is MKKVYIGFLALGLILGVQSCKDADKHEHEHTHKDGTTHSHDHEDDHHEEKGMKEAHDHEHTHKDGTTHSHGHDGDHHDDETIKSLVVAMGSKSGSNVTGTITLTQSGDTVNMVANFDGLSEGSHAIHIHQNGDCSSDDGTSAGGHWNPTEEKHGKWGEEMHHSGDIGNLMADAKGNASLSFSTDKWCIDCDDENKNVVGKAFIVHAKADDFESQPSGAAGQRVACGVIEM, encoded by the coding sequence ATGAAAAAAGTATACATCGGATTTTTAGCCTTAGGGTTAATCTTAGGAGTTCAATCTTGTAAAGATGCAGACAAGCATGAACATGAACATACTCATAAAGATGGCACAACACACAGTCATGACCATGAGGATGACCACCATGAGGAAAAAGGCATGAAAGAGGCTCATGACCATGAGCACACCCATAAAGATGGCACAACTCACAGTCATGGCCACGATGGCGACCATCATGATGATGAGACCATTAAGTCATTAGTAGTAGCCATGGGCTCAAAAAGCGGAAGTAATGTTACAGGAACTATTACCCTTACACAATCAGGTGATACGGTAAACATGGTGGCTAATTTTGATGGATTGTCAGAAGGATCACACGCCATCCATATTCATCAAAACGGCGATTGTTCCAGCGATGATGGTACAAGTGCCGGCGGCCACTGGAATCCCACTGAAGAGAAGCACGGTAAATGGGGTGAAGAAATGCATCATTCTGGTGATATAGGCAATCTTATGGCTGATGCCAAAGGAAATGCATCTTTATCCTTCTCTACTGATAAATGGTGCATAGACTGTGATGATGAAAACAAGAATGTAGTAGGTAAAGCTTTCATCGTTCACGCAAAAGCAGATGATTTTGAATCTCAACCTAGTGGAGCTGCTGGACAGCGAGTAGCTTGCGGTGTCATTGAAATGTAA
- a CDS encoding YdeI/OmpD-associated family protein, giving the protein MIYQFEATLGSDGNLGALLIPDDVTKQLAQDKVKRVVAVLSYNDREITLHAAVRKRKGIVYLMVSKAKRKELGVDQGNTLEVSMKEDTSKYQAPMTEELEAVLLSDYEGYKIFESLLPGKQRNIIFSVYNVNGSQKRVDKALNAMENLKRGNRDPFKFDRNL; this is encoded by the coding sequence ATGATTTATCAATTTGAAGCTACGTTAGGTAGCGACGGTAATCTAGGAGCATTATTGATTCCAGACGATGTTACTAAGCAATTGGCACAGGATAAGGTGAAACGTGTCGTGGCTGTCTTGAGTTATAATGATCGAGAAATTACACTGCATGCAGCTGTGCGTAAGAGAAAAGGTATCGTTTACCTCATGGTTTCCAAAGCCAAAAGAAAAGAACTAGGAGTTGATCAAGGAAATACTCTTGAAGTCAGCATGAAAGAAGATACCAGCAAGTATCAGGCACCTATGACCGAGGAGCTAGAAGCAGTTCTTTTGAGCGATTATGAGGGTTATAAGATCTTTGAGAGCCTATTACCGGGCAAGCAACGCAATATTATTTTCAGCGTTTACAATGTTAATGGTTCCCAAAAACGAGTAGATAAAGCACTCAACGCCATGGAAAATCTTAAAAGGGGGAACCGTGATCCCTTTAAATTTGACCGTAACTTATAG
- a CDS encoding RNA polymerase sigma factor codes for MGTQPDLLILKMKNGDRAAFARVYERYQEALHGVIFNIVKNRDISEEILQDVFMKIYNNAESYDSDQGRFFTWALNISRNASIDYLRSKKHKNSLKNLSTDNFVDTLETSQDLEEASNAMFVRKWVSKLEPMCKQIIDIIFFKGFTFKDGAEQMGIPSGTLKTRHRKCMSNLRNLVLE; via the coding sequence ATGGGCACTCAGCCAGACCTCCTGATTCTTAAAATGAAAAATGGCGATCGCGCCGCTTTTGCTCGCGTTTACGAGCGCTATCAAGAAGCTCTTCATGGGGTTATTTTCAACATTGTAAAAAATAGAGATATTTCAGAAGAGATTCTGCAAGATGTATTCATGAAGATCTATAATAATGCCGAATCCTATGATTCTGATCAGGGACGTTTTTTCACCTGGGCGCTCAACATTTCACGCAATGCGTCAATCGATTATTTGAGATCTAAAAAGCACAAAAACAGTCTAAAAAACCTAAGTACTGATAATTTCGTAGATACGTTAGAGACATCACAGGATCTTGAAGAAGCGTCAAATGCGATGTTTGTTAGAAAATGGGTCTCAAAATTAGAGCCTATGTGCAAACAGATCATAGACATAATTTTCTTTAAAGGATTTACCTTCAAGGACGGTGCAGAACAGATGGGCATTCCTTCTGGAACACTTAAGACGCGCCATAGAAAATGTATGTCAAATCTTAGAAACCTCGTTTTAGAATGA